Genomic DNA from Desulfuromonas versatilis:
TTCCAGGGCGGGCTCGGCGGGTGCCCCGGCTTCGGCGGCGGCCTCCGGCGCTGCCTGGGGGGCAGCCTCCTCGGCGGCCGGCGTCTCGGCGTGTTCCTTTTTGTGCTTTTTGCTCACGTTCGATTTCTCCTACTCTGACTCCAGCTCCAGAACCTGGCTGACCAGGCGGGCCGTGTAATCGACGATGGGGATCACCATGGAATATGGCATCCGGGTGGGGCCGATGACCCCGAGGGCACCGATGGCGCCCCGACTGCTTGAATAGGTGGCGGTGATCAGGCTGCAGCCTTCGATGATGCTGTTTTCCGTCTCGCTGCCGATGAAGATCTGCACCCCCTTGGCCCGCTGGGACCTGTCGAGCAGATCCATCAGCACTCCCTTCTGCTCGAAGGTGCGGAACAGCCGCTTCATCCGCTCGACGTCGGCGAATTCGGGCTGTTCGAGGATGTTGGTGGCCCCCTCGATGAACAGCTGCCCGCCCATCTCCTCGTTGAGCGCCTCCTGGGAGAGCTGCAGCGCCCGCTTGAGCAGCTTGTCGTAGAGGGCCTTCTCCTCGGCCATCTCCTTGAAGATGCGCGCCTTGACCTCCTGAATGCTCAGGCCGGTGAGGGTCCGGTTGAGATAATTGGTGATCTGCTCGAGTTCGGCCTGGGAGATCTCTTCGTGGTATTCGATGATCTTGTTCTGCACCAGGCCCGACTGGGAGACGAACACCACCAGGATCCGCCCCTGGGAGAGCTTGAGAAACTCGATATGCCGAAACACCGTGGAGGTGAAGCGCGGGGCCATGACCAGCCCGGTGTAGTGGGAGATGGCCGAGAGCACCTTGCCCGCCTCGCGCAGCCGCTCCTCCACCCGCAAGCCCTCGAGCCGGTAATACTTTTCGATCCGCTGCCGCTCCAGTTCGCTGAGCGGGCCGACCTGCAGCAGGGAATCGACATAGAACCGGTATCCCTTGTCGGTAGGCACCCGCCCCGCCGAGGTGTGCGGGGAGACCAGGTAGCCCATCTCCTCAAGGTCGGCCATGACGTTGCGCACCGTGGCCGGGGAAAGGCCGAAGGGGTGGCGCCGGGTCACCGCCCGCGAACCGACCGGTTCGGCGGAGATGATGTGGTCCTCGATGATCGCCTCCAGAATCCGGCGACCCCGCTCGTTGAGCTCCTCGCTCATCCCGTGCCCCGCTCCAAAAAACTCAAGCCGGAAAATCCGGCCTTCAGGTCAGACTTAGCACTCGGCAAGCGGGAGTGCTAACGAAACACAAAATAACAACGCCCCCCCCCCTTTGTCAAGGGCTAATGCGGCTGGAAAATTGCGGGTTTTTTCACAGAAAAGCGCTGATCAGGTGGTCGTAGACCAGCCACCCGGAAAGCCCCATTTGCCAGCGTCCCTGCTCCAGCCGCAGCTGTCCGGCCGTCCGGGCCAGAGCCTCGGGAAAGGCATCGGCGACCCCGCAGCCGAACCGCTCGCGGAAGCGCTTCTCGTCCACCCCCTGCGCGGTGCGCAGTCCCAGGTAGAGGGTTTCGGCCATGGCCCCGCGCTGGTCGAACTCCTCGAGCAGCCGCGCCGGATCACGCCCAGCGGCCAGCTGCCGGGCATAGCCCTGGAGATCGCCGGGCACCTCGCTGCGCCGGCCGAACCCCGCCGGGCAAAAGGAATGGGCGCCGGCGCCCACCCCCAGGTAGCCGCGCCGCTGCCAGTAGCGCAGGTTGTGGCGGCACTGGAATCCGGGCCGCGCGTAGTTGGAGATTTCGTAGTGCTCGAAGCCGGCGGCCTCAAGGCTCCGGTGCAGGGCCAGGAACAGCTCCGCGTAGGTCTCCTCGTCGGGCAGCTCGAGGCCTCCCTCGCGATGCAGGTGGTAAAAGGGGGTCTGCTCTTCGACGCTCAGACCGTAGCAGGAAAGATGCTCGGGGGAGAGTTCCAGCAGGGCCTCGAGCTGCCGGGCCAAACTGCCTGCCGTCTGCCCGGGAAGAGCGAACATGAGGTCAACAGAGAGGTTGGCAAAGCCGGCCTGCCGGGCCCAGGCCACGGCCTGGCGGGCCTGGGCCGCGCTGTGAATACGCCCCAGCCGGCGCAGCTCGCCATCCTCCAGGGACTGCACGCCCAGGGAGAGACGATTCACCCCGGCCTGGCGGTAACCCTCCAGCGACTCCAAGGAGAGGGTTCCCGGATTGGCCTCCATGGAAATTTCCGCCTGGGGAGCCAGGCCGAACAGCTCCCGCGCGGCGCCGAGCACCTCGGCGACTGCGGCGGGCGGCAGCAGCGAGGGGGTGCCGCCGCCGAAAAAAACCGTGTCAAGGGGCCCCCGCCAACCCGTGGCGGCGGCGATACGCAGATGGCGGATCAGCAGTTCGGGGTAGCCGGCGAGGGCCGCGGTAGCGACCGGCAGGGAATAGAAGTCGCAATAGGGGCACTTGCGACGGCAGAAAGGGACATGCAGATAGAGGGCGGGCATCAGAGGTTGCCGGAAGCTTACTCCACTACCCAGACGCTGAGTCCGGCGGCCTTGGTCACCACCTCGGCGGAGACGCTGCCGAGCAACAGCGCACGCAGCCGCGATTGCCCGCGGCGCCCCAGGATGATGGTGTCGCACCCCTGGGCCCGGGCCTCGTCGACGATATCCTGGGCCTTGCTGATGCGCAGGCCGAGGACCTTGGAGCTGATACGCTCCGGCCGCACTCCGGCGCTGACCAGCAGACCGGCGGAAGCCTCCAGCGCGGTGCTCAGCCGTTCGAACTCCCCGCGGTGATCCTCGTCGCCGTGAAGTTCGGGTTCGGCCACGGCCGGGTCGAGCTCGTCGCTCTGCTCGGCGATGGAGGGCGCCAGAGCGAGCAGGTAGGCCTCGCATTCTTCCAGCCGAGGCAAAATCTGCGCCGCATATTCAACGGCACGTTGCGCATTGGGGGATCCGTCGACGGCGATCAGGGCCTTTTTCACTGCACACCTCCCAGGCGGGTCGGGCCGGGGGCCCGGCTCAGGGAATCACCAAAACGGCAAGGGCGGTAAGAAACACCACCGCCAGCAGCACCCAGGTCCCCACCGGGTAGGCGCCCTGCCGGCTGCGGTGCTCGATTCGTTCCTCCTGCTGGCGCAGTTCCGATTCGTCGCCGGCGGCCTCGGCCAGCAACCGCAGGCCGTGCTTCTGCACGTTGCTCCCGGGCTCCTCGAAGAAGCGCGCCAGCAGGCCGGGAATCCGCTTGATGAACAGCTGGTCGCCCCAGCTGTTGAGACCGTTGAGCGCCTTGTCGGCGAGCCCGTAGAACAACCGGCCGCCCCGGCGGTAAAACCAGTCCGAATCGATGGAAATGGTCTCGGTGCGTTTGAGCAGCGGCAGCAGCAGAAAAAAGGCCAGGGCCGAGAACATCAGCAACTGAAACTGGTTGAGGGTGTGCTCGAAGGTGTAGGCGTGAAAATCCACCTCGAAGGGGAGGACCGCGTAGAGTGGCTGAGGGTAAACGCCGAGAAACAGGCAGAAAAAGGCCAGCAGGGCCATGGCGGCGAGCATGTGCCGGGGCGGCTCGCCCGGGCGCAGGCCGTTGTCCTTGGCGAAGAAAACGAAATAGGGGAACTTGATCCCGGCGTGCAGGAACACCCCCGCCGAAGCGATCTCCAGCACCAGCCAGACCCAGTAGAGCCCCTCGTGCACCCCGGCTTCGATGATCATCGGCTTGCTGGTGTAGCCTGAGAGCCCCGGGAAAGAGGAGATAGCCAGCGCGCCGATAGTGCCGAAGATCATGGTCAGCGGCATGGTCTTGTAGAGCCCGCCCAGGTCGGTGCATTTGCTCTTGCCGGTCATGTAAAGCACCGAGCCGGCGCTCATCCACAGCAGGGCCTTGTAGATGATGTGGCAGAAGGCATGGGCCACTACCCCGCTGATCGCCATGGCGGTGCCGATGCCGATGCCGCAGACCATGAAGCCGACCTGGTTGATGATCGAGTAGGCCAGAATGCGCCGCATGTCGTTTTCAAGGATGGCGTAGATGATGCCGTAGATGGCCATGACGCAGCCGACCACCATCAGGATCTCCCAGCCGGCGAAGCCGCGGATCAGGGTATAGACCGCCGTCTTGGTGGTGTAGGCGGTCATGATCACGCCGCCGGTGACCGTCGCCTCGGGATAGGCGTCGGAGAGCCAGGCCGAGAAAGGCGGTGCCGCGGCGTTGACCAGGAAGCCGAGCAGGATCAGGTAGGTCGGCAGGCTGCGCAGGTCGAAGCCGTCGAAGGCCACCGAGCCGCTGGCCTGCACCTGCAGCAGAATGCCGGCGAGCAGGCAGAGCCCGCCGAAGATATGCACCATCACGTAGCGAAAGGCCGCGCCGTTGGCCCGCTCGGTGTTGCGCGCCAGCACCAGGAAGGTCGAGGTCACCGCCATCACTTCCCAGAACAGGTAGAGGGAGATCAGGTCCCCGGCGAAGACCGCGCCGAGGCTGGCGCCGATGTAGGCCAGCGCCGCCGAGTGCTCGTGGCGGGTCTTCAGGTGCAGGGCGAACAGGAAGCAGGCGAAGGCGTTGATGGTAAAGACATAGCCGAAGGCCTTGCTGAGCTTGTCGACCCGCAGCAGGGCCAGGTCGAAGCCGAACATCCGGTAATGCCAGGCGCTGCCCGGTTCGAGCTGGGTGATCACCACAAAGGCCGCCGCCGGCACCAGCAGGATCAGGGCCCGGCGCCCGGCCAGGGGAAGCAGCCAGAGCAGCCCCGCCCCCAGGATGAACAGCAGCGCAGGGTGGAGGGTGTCAATCATAATAATCCTCTTTGCGCTTGAGCAGGTAACCGAGCAGCTTGGAAATCACGATGATGGCGACGCAGGAGACGAAGCCGAACAGGGCGTAGAAACCCGGCCAGCTCTCCACCCGGTAAAACAGGGTGTGTTTGTGCATGAAGAAATCCGGCACCACCAGCAGCCCCAGCACGATGTAAAAGCCGAGGCGCAGACGGCGCAGGTTCCGCGGATGGTCAAACCAGTCGGTGACGATTTTCGCTTCTTGCTTCTTTTCGTTCATGGCGAATCGAATCCCCTTACGGGAAAAGGGCCTGGCGGATCAGCTGCAGCAGCACGTCGGGGAAGAAGAACAGGGCCAGCGAACCCAGGGCGGTCACCGACAGCGGAATCAGGCACAGCAGCGGCGCCTCCTGGATTCCGGCCCCGCCCTCCTGCTTCGGCTTGGCGAAAAAGCCCCGGTAGACGATGGGCAGAAAGTAGGCGGCGTTGAGCAGCGAGCTGACCAGCAGCACCACGACCAGCACCAGCTGGTCAGCCTGCAGGGCGCCGACCAGCAGGTTCCACTTGCTCAGAAACCCGCCCAGGGGGGGCATGCCGATGATCGAGAGCGAGCCGAGGAAAAAGGCGCCGTAGGTGACCGGCATGCGCCGGCCGAGCCCGTCCATCTCGCTGATGTATTTCTTGTGGCTGGCCACGTAGATCGCCCCGGCGCAGAAGAACAGGGTGATCTTGCCGAAGGCGTGCATGGCGATGTGCAGCACCCCGCCGGTCATCCCCGCCGCCGAGAGCATGCCGGCGCCGAGCACCATGTAGGAGAGCTGGCCGATGGTGGAATAGGCGAGGCGCCGCTTGAGGTTGTCCTGGGTCAGGGCGACCAGCGAGGCGACCAGGATGGTCACCGAAACGAAATAGGTCAGCGCCACGCCCAGATCGAGGTTCTGCAGCAGCCCGGGGCCGAAAATGTCGAAGACCACCCGCAGGATGGAGAAGACCCCCACCTTGACCACGGCCACGCCGTGCAGAAAGCTGCTGACCGGGGTCGGCGCCACCATGGCCGCCGGCAGCCAACCGTGAAAGGGCATGATCCCCGCCTTGGCGAAGCCGAGCACGAACAGCACCAGCAGCAGGCTCAGAACCGCCGGCGAGCCGGTGCCGGCGAGGATTCCTCCCTGGGTGAAGTCGAGGGTGCCGGCCAGCTGATAGGTGATGAGCATGGCCGGCAACGCCAGGCCGATGGAGGTGCCGAGGATGTAGGTGAGGTACTTGCGCCCCGAGGCCCGCGCCTCGGCGTTCTGCTCGTGGGTCACCAGCGGGTAGGTGGAGAGCGAGAGCACCTCGTAGAACAGGTAGAGGGTCAGCAGGTTGCCGGCGAAAGCCACCCCGATGGTGGCGGAGATGGCCATGGCGAAAGAGGCGAAATAGCGGGTCTGGTCGTGTTCCCCCAGGGCGCGCATGTAGCCGATGGAATACAGGGAGGTGAAGATCCACAAGAAGGAGGCGACCAGGGCGAAGAACATCCCCATGGCGTCGACCCGCAGCTCGATGGGGACCCCCGGAACCACCTGGCACAGGGTGAAGACGAACTGCTCGCCGCGCAGCACCGCCGGCAGCATCGTGGCGACCAGGCAAAGTTTGCCCACCGCCACCAGCAGGGTCCAGGATTCGCGCAGGTTGGGGCTGCGCCCCGAGAGCATGATCGGGACGGTGCCGAGCAGGGAGATCAGCACGGCCGCCAGGGGCAGAATGGAGGATTGCATAGACATCGGTCAGTACCGCAAGAAAAAGGAGGCCGGAGACAGGCCCGGTTCAAGAACCACCGGCATCTCAGAAACCGCCGGGAATGCTCAGGCGGATGATGCCGGACACCAGCGGGCCGGTGCCTAGGCCGACCGCGATCAGGGCGATGGCGGTGAGCACCAGCGGCTTGAGGATCATCAGCGGCGCCTCGGCCAGCTGCGGCGCCTCTTGGCCGTGCCCGGTCCGGAAATAGGCGATCTCGATGATGCGGAAAAACAGCACCGCGTTGACCAGACTGCTGAACACCAACGCCGCCACGTAGCCCCACTGCCCCGCCTCGACCCCGCCGAGAATCAGGTACCACTTGCTGAAAAAGCCGCAGGTCGGCGGCACCCCGATCATCGAGAAGGCGCCGACGGTGAAGGCCGCCATGGTCACCGGCATCCGCCGATAGAGCCCCTGCAGGCTGTCGAAGCTCAGGCTGCCGGTGCGGTAGACGATCGCCGCGGCCACCAGGAACAGGCACAGGGTCATCAGCGCATCGTTGACGATATGCAGCATGGTGCCGGTCATCCCCTGCAGGTTGGCCAGCCAGAAGCCGCCCACCATGTAGCCGACCTCGGCGATCAGGATGTAGGTCAGCATCCGCCGCAGATCCCGCTGGGCCAGGGCCAGCGCCGAGGCGCAGACGATGGCCACGGCCGCCGCCCAGACCAGCAGCGAGCGGATCTCGAGCCGGGTGAAGAACTCGTATTCGGGCGGAAACATGAGAAAGCGCAGGCGGATCAGCAGAAACACCGTCACCTTGGTCATCAGCGGCGCCATCATCACCCCGGCACCGGTGGGCGCGTGGGAGTAGGCGTTGGGCAGCCAGCCGTGCAGCGGGAAGAAGGCCATCTTCACCAGCAGCCCCACCATCAGAAAGGCGAAGGCGGTGGAGAGCGCCGCGCCGGCCTGCAGCCCGGGAATGATCGAGGCGATGTCCGCCATGTTCAGCGAACCGGTCAGGATGTAGAAGTAGCCCACCCCGAGCAGGTAGAAGCAGGCGCCGATGGAGCCCATGATCACGTAATTGAAGCTGGAGAGCACCGCCCGGCCCCGGCCCATGGCGATTAGCCCGTAACTGGTGATGGAGGTGATCTCGAGCAGCACGTAGAGGTTGAAGGCGTCGGCGCTCATCGACAGCCCCATCAACCCGGCGATCAGGATCAGGTAGAGGGTGAAGAACAGGTGCTGGCGGCCGGGCAGTTCCTGGGCGGTGCTCTTGAGCGCCGCGCTGGCCGCGGCCAGGGCCACCAGGTTGATCAGCAGCAGCATCAGCGCGCACATGGGATCGATGTACAGCTCGATGCCGTAGGGGGGCTTCCAGTTGCCCACCGTGTAGCTGAAGGCGCCGCTCTGCAGCACCCGGACCAGCAGCGCCAGCGAGGTCAGGGCCGCCAACGACAGCGCCCCCAGCACCAGCGTCGTCACCACGCGGGCGGAGCGCCGGCCGAAGATGTTGACAAAAAAGGCCGTCAGCAGCGGCGCCGCCAGGGCATACATATGCAGGTTGGTGGTGCTCATCGGCCGATCTTCTCCAGAATCTCGTCTTCCTCGAGGGTTCCGTACTCGCGGTGAATGCGCTGCAGGATCGCCAGGGCGACTCCGGTGACGCTGACCGAAACGACGATGGCGGTAAGCATCAGCACATGGGGCAGGGGGTTGTCGACGGAGGCCACGCGCACCCCGTGCTCGAGCACCTCGTACTTGTCGAGGATGGGAATACCGCCGCCGCGCTTCACCCCGGTGGAGACAAAAAACAGGATGATTGCGGTCTGGAAGATGTTCATGCCGATCAGCTTCTTGACCAGGTTGCGTTTGCCGATCATGGCGTAGAACCCGATCATCATCAGCACCACGTAGACCCAGTAGTTGTACTTGGCCACGATCACGCTCAGCACCGATTCCATCTCAAAGCCCCTCGTCCAGTTCGCCGCCGCTGCCCAGGTCCCAGTACAGTGAGGCCATGATGCTCATGACCGCCAGTCCAACCCCGACCTCGACTATGAAGATCCCCATGGAGCGCCACTCGATGGGCCCCAGGGGGATGATGCGGTCGAGGGCGCTGTAATCGAGAAACAGCCCCCCCAGCAGGGCGCAGATAACCGCGGTGCCGGTAAAGATCAGCGCCCCGAGGTTGCCGAGGATGGCGTTGGCCCTCTCCGACATGTGCCGCAGCGAGGTCTTCAGGTCGAAGGCGAGGGCCAGCAGCACGAAGGAGGCGCCGAGCACCACCCCCCCCTGGAAGCCGCCGCCGGGGCTGTAATGGCCGTGAACGATGATGTAGAGGCCGAACAGCTGGATGAAGGGGACCAGCAGACGCACCGAAACCTGGATAATCGGGCTCTCGCCCAGCTGCCGGGTTTTCGCCAGCTCCTGGATGCGCTTCATGACTTGGACCTCCGCAGCACGCTGACCACGGCCGCGCCGGCGCAGAAGATGACCACGGTTTCGAACATGGTGTCGTAGCCGCGGTAATCACCCAGCACCGCGGTGACCAGGTTGGGGACGTGGGTCTCGGCCACGGCATTCTGGATATAATGCGGCGAGAGGTGAACGCTGGCCGGAGACTGAGGGTCGCCCCAGGCGGGAAAGTCCTTGGTGCCGTAGAGCAGCACTGCCCCGACGGCCAGCGAGGCCAGAAGCGCGAGCGTTTTCAATCCTTACTCCTGCGGCTGGTGCGCAAAATCGCGGCGATGAACAAAACAGTGCTGATCCCCGCGCCCACCGTGGCCTCGGTGAAGGCCACGTCCACCGCCCCCATCTCGGCCCACAGCAGACACATCAGGAAACTGTAGGCCCCGAACACCACCGTGGCCGAAAGCAGGTCCTTGAGGGTGATGGCGGCCAGGGCGCAGACCACCACCAGGGCGAGGATCAGCAGGTCCAGTTGCCAGATCATTTCGACCCCCTTTTCTTTTCCCAGGGTTCCACGCCGACGATCAGGGCCGATTCGGTCAGGGCGTGGGTGGCGGTGGGGCTGGCCACGAACACAAACCCGGCGATGGCCAGGATCTTGAGACTCACCAGCAGGTTGCCCGGGGTAAAATCCACCAGGTTGTACAGGGCGATGCCGAGGATCACCAGCTCGGCGGCCAGCGAATCGCATTTGCCCGCGGCATGCAGCCGGGTATAGAAATCGGGAAAGCGCAGGATGCCGAGGGTGCCCACGGCAAAGAAGAACAGACCGGCGATGATCAGAACGGCGGCGACCACGGTCATGGGTTATCCCTCCCCCTGTTTTTCGCTCTCCAGGTGCACGCCGCCCCGGCGCAGGAAATACTTGGCAGCCGCCAGGGTGGCGATGAAGTTGAGCAGGGCGTAGGCGATGGCGATATCGACAAACATGCCGACATCGTCATAGAGCACCCCGATGATCAGCAGCAGAACGGTGGTCTTGGTGCCGATGACGTTGCCGCCGAGAATCCGGTCGAGCACCGAGGGGCCGCCCACCACCCGTACCAGGGTGAACGCCATGAGCACCACCAGGGCGATGCCGGCATATAGAAAGACGTTTTCGATCACGATTGGCCCTCCAGGGCAACGGCAATCCGGCGCTCCATCTCGCCCGGCAGGGATTCGGCGGCGCTGCGGGTCAGCGCATAGACGGCGAACTCGTCGTCATGGACGCTGACCGTGATGGTCCCGGGGGTGAGGGTGATGGACTGGGCGAAGGTAACCTTGGAGAAAGGGCTCTTAAGGGTGGTCTTGAAACGAAACACGGTGGGATCGATCAAGTCCAGCATCCTGGGGTGCAGGACGATGTAGGTCACCTGCAGGTTGGCCACCAGAATCTGCCAGAACAGCCAGGGGACATACAGCAGCAGGCCCAGCACCTGGCGCAGGAACCCCGGGCCGGGCGGCCGGGGGAAGAGCAACTCATGGCTGAAGTGGGCCACGAGCAAACAGCAGACCACGCCGAGGCTCAGGTGAAAGCCGTCGAACATGCCGGACATGATCACCCAAAAGGCAAGCATGACCAGAAAAGTGGCAATCTTTGCCTTCATTGCATACCCTCGCTGATAAAACCGAATCTCAACGAACCCCCGGAAATCGCCTATCCCAGCAGCAGGGGGATCCGTCGCCGGGATGAATGGCCGGGGATACTGCAAGAAAAAGACCGTCTGGCCCACTTTCTAATAAAACATCGCATTTGTTTATCACGCTTTAAAGAGGGGGGTCAAGAAAATCCGGTGCCGTCACGGGGCCCTTGCGTACCTCCGGCACA
This window encodes:
- a CDS encoding Na(+)/H(+) antiporter subunit B, with translation MKRIQELAKTRQLGESPIIQVSVRLLVPFIQLFGLYIIVHGHYSPGGGFQGGVVLGASFVLLALAFDLKTSLRHMSERANAILGNLGALIFTGTAVICALLGGLFLDYSALDRIIPLGPIEWRSMGIFIVEVGVGLAVMSIMASLYWDLGSGGELDEGL
- a CDS encoding monovalent cation/H+ antiporter subunit D family protein is translated as MSMQSSILPLAAVLISLLGTVPIMLSGRSPNLRESWTLLVAVGKLCLVATMLPAVLRGEQFVFTLCQVVPGVPIELRVDAMGMFFALVASFLWIFTSLYSIGYMRALGEHDQTRYFASFAMAISATIGVAFAGNLLTLYLFYEVLSLSTYPLVTHEQNAEARASGRKYLTYILGTSIGLALPAMLITYQLAGTLDFTQGGILAGTGSPAVLSLLLVLFVLGFAKAGIMPFHGWLPAAMVAPTPVSSFLHGVAVVKVGVFSILRVVFDIFGPGLLQNLDLGVALTYFVSVTILVASLVALTQDNLKRRLAYSTIGQLSYMVLGAGMLSAAGMTGGVLHIAMHAFGKITLFFCAGAIYVASHKKYISEMDGLGRRMPVTYGAFFLGSLSIIGMPPLGGFLSKWNLLVGALQADQLVLVVVLLVSSLLNAAYFLPIVYRGFFAKPKQEGGAGIQEAPLLCLIPLSVTALGSLALFFFPDVLLQLIRQALFP
- a CDS encoding Na+/H+ antiporter subunit E, whose product is MKAKIATFLVMLAFWVIMSGMFDGFHLSLGVVCCLLVAHFSHELLFPRPPGPGFLRQVLGLLLYVPWLFWQILVANLQVTYIVLHPRMLDLIDPTVFRFKTTLKSPFSKVTFAQSITLTPGTITVSVHDDEFAVYALTRSAAESLPGEMERRIAVALEGQS
- a CDS encoding Na(+)/H(+) antiporter subunit B, with translation MIWQLDLLILALVVVCALAAITLKDLLSATVVFGAYSFLMCLLWAEMGAVDVAFTEATVGAGISTVLFIAAILRTSRRSKD
- the mnhG gene encoding monovalent cation/H(+) antiporter subunit G gives rise to the protein MTVVAAVLIIAGLFFFAVGTLGILRFPDFYTRLHAAGKCDSLAAELVILGIALYNLVDFTPGNLLVSLKILAIAGFVFVASPTATHALTESALIVGVEPWEKKRGSK
- the mbhE gene encoding hydrogen gas-evolving membrane-bound hydrogenase subunit E, translated to MKTLALLASLAVGAVLLYGTKDFPAWGDPQSPASVHLSPHYIQNAVAETHVPNLVTAVLGDYRGYDTMFETVVIFCAGAAVVSVLRRSKS
- a CDS encoding complex I subunit 5 family protein, coding for MSTTNLHMYALAAPLLTAFFVNIFGRRSARVVTTLVLGALSLAALTSLALLVRVLQSGAFSYTVGNWKPPYGIELYIDPMCALMLLLINLVALAAASAALKSTAQELPGRQHLFFTLYLILIAGLMGLSMSADAFNLYVLLEITSITSYGLIAMGRGRAVLSSFNYVIMGSIGACFYLLGVGYFYILTGSLNMADIASIIPGLQAGAALSTAFAFLMVGLLVKMAFFPLHGWLPNAYSHAPTGAGVMMAPLMTKVTVFLLIRLRFLMFPPEYEFFTRLEIRSLLVWAAAVAIVCASALALAQRDLRRMLTYILIAEVGYMVGGFWLANLQGMTGTMLHIVNDALMTLCLFLVAAAIVYRTGSLSFDSLQGLYRRMPVTMAAFTVGAFSMIGVPPTCGFFSKWYLILGGVEAGQWGYVAALVFSSLVNAVLFFRIIEIAYFRTGHGQEAPQLAEAPLMILKPLVLTAIALIAVGLGTGPLVSGIIRLSIPGGF
- the hrcA gene encoding heat-inducible transcriptional repressor HrcA, whose protein sequence is MSEELNERGRRILEAIIEDHIISAEPVGSRAVTRRHPFGLSPATVRNVMADLEEMGYLVSPHTSAGRVPTDKGYRFYVDSLLQVGPLSELERQRIEKYYRLEGLRVEERLREAGKVLSAISHYTGLVMAPRFTSTVFRHIEFLKLSQGRILVVFVSQSGLVQNKIIEYHEEISQAELEQITNYLNRTLTGLSIQEVKARIFKEMAEEKALYDKLLKRALQLSQEALNEEMGGQLFIEGATNILEQPEFADVERMKRLFRTFEQKGVLMDLLDRSQRAKGVQIFIGSETENSIIEGCSLITATYSSSRGAIGALGVIGPTRMPYSMVIPIVDYTARLVSQVLELESE
- a CDS encoding universal stress protein; the protein is MKKALIAVDGSPNAQRAVEYAAQILPRLEECEAYLLALAPSIAEQSDELDPAVAEPELHGDEDHRGEFERLSTALEASAGLLVSAGVRPERISSKVLGLRISKAQDIVDEARAQGCDTIILGRRGQSRLRALLLGSVSAEVVTKAAGLSVWVVE
- a CDS encoding Na(+)/H(+) antiporter subunit D; this translates as MIDTLHPALLFILGAGLLWLLPLAGRRALILLVPAAAFVVITQLEPGSAWHYRMFGFDLALLRVDKLSKAFGYVFTINAFACFLFALHLKTRHEHSAALAYIGASLGAVFAGDLISLYLFWEVMAVTSTFLVLARNTERANGAAFRYVMVHIFGGLCLLAGILLQVQASGSVAFDGFDLRSLPTYLILLGFLVNAAAPPFSAWLSDAYPEATVTGGVIMTAYTTKTAVYTLIRGFAGWEILMVVGCVMAIYGIIYAILENDMRRILAYSIINQVGFMVCGIGIGTAMAISGVVAHAFCHIIYKALLWMSAGSVLYMTGKSKCTDLGGLYKTMPLTMIFGTIGALAISSFPGLSGYTSKPMIIEAGVHEGLYWVWLVLEIASAGVFLHAGIKFPYFVFFAKDNGLRPGEPPRHMLAAMALLAFFCLFLGVYPQPLYAVLPFEVDFHAYTFEHTLNQFQLLMFSALAFFLLLPLLKRTETISIDSDWFYRRGGRLFYGLADKALNGLNSWGDQLFIKRIPGLLARFFEEPGSNVQKHGLRLLAEAAGDESELRQQEERIEHRSRQGAYPVGTWVLLAVVFLTALAVLVIP
- the hemW gene encoding radical SAM family heme chaperone HemW; translation: MPALYLHVPFCRRKCPYCDFYSLPVATAALAGYPELLIRHLRIAAATGWRGPLDTVFFGGGTPSLLPPAAVAEVLGAARELFGLAPQAEISMEANPGTLSLESLEGYRQAGVNRLSLGVQSLEDGELRRLGRIHSAAQARQAVAWARQAGFANLSVDLMFALPGQTAGSLARQLEALLELSPEHLSCYGLSVEEQTPFYHLHREGGLELPDEETYAELFLALHRSLEAAGFEHYEISNYARPGFQCRHNLRYWQRRGYLGVGAGAHSFCPAGFGRRSEVPGDLQGYARQLAAGRDPARLLEEFDQRGAMAETLYLGLRTAQGVDEKRFRERFGCGVADAFPEALARTAGQLRLEQGRWQMGLSGWLVYDHLISAFL
- a CDS encoding monovalent cation/H+ antiporter complex subunit F, which produces MIENVFLYAGIALVVLMAFTLVRVVGGPSVLDRILGGNVIGTKTTVLLLIIGVLYDDVGMFVDIAIAYALLNFIATLAAAKYFLRRGGVHLESEKQGEG
- a CDS encoding cation:proton antiporter subunit C gives rise to the protein MESVLSVIVAKYNYWVYVVLMMIGFYAMIGKRNLVKKLIGMNIFQTAIILFFVSTGVKRGGGIPILDKYEVLEHGVRVASVDNPLPHVLMLTAIVVSVSVTGVALAILQRIHREYGTLEEDEILEKIGR